The following are encoded in a window of Labrus bergylta chromosome 16, fLabBer1.1, whole genome shotgun sequence genomic DNA:
- the cldnk gene encoding claudin k, which yields MATTGMQLLGLIMSIVGWVSGLIVCLIPLWRVTAFIGNNIVTAQIIWEGLWMTCIVQSTGQIQCKVYDSLLALPSDMQAARGLTVLSILMCGLALSMGVVGVKCTKCIGVNSLKARVSRISGALFAIAGFLYLVPICWTAHSIIRDFYDPHVAAPHKRELGPALYIGWGASALLLIGGSLLYAGSSPPGMPGSPTFSSGESSPRRAPASQVKGYV from the coding sequence atggcaaccacagGTATGCAGTTGTTGGGCCTAATCATGTCCATTGTGGGCTGGGTGAGCGGGCTGATAGTCTGTCTTATCCCCCTGTGGCGAGTCACTGCCTTCATCGGTAACAACATAGTGACAGCTCAGATCATATGGGAAGGCCTGTGGATGACTTGCATCGTGCAGAGCACAGGTCAGATCCAGTGTAAGGTGTATGACAGCTTGCTGGCTCTGCCCAGCGACATGCAGGCTGCCCGAGGCCTCACGGTGCTCTCCATCCTGATGTGTGGCCTTGCTTTGTCTATGGGGGTCGTAGGAGTCAAATGCACCAAGTGTATCGGTGTAAACAGCCTAAAGGCCCGTGTTTCTCGAATCTCTGGCGCCCTTTTTGCCATAGCGGGGTTCCTCTACCTTGTGCCCATCTGCTGGACGGCCCACtccatcatcagggatttctACGATCCACACGTGGCAGCCCCACACAAGCGTGAGCTCGGCCCTGCTCTTTACATTGGCTGGGGGGCATCGGCCTTGCTCCTTATAGGGGGATCTCTGCTCTATGCTGGGTCAAGTCCCCCAGGCATGCCAGGTTCTCCCACCTTCAGCAGTGGAGAAAGTAGTCCTCGCAGAGCACCTGCCTCACAGGTCAAAGGTTATGTTTAA